A section of the Hirschia baltica ATCC 49814 genome encodes:
- a CDS encoding N(5)-(carboxyethyl)ornithine synthase, whose translation MGMLTFGVIGTSKKEDERRVPIHPDHLIRLPEVYRKKLIFEEGYGERFNLSDSQLAAQTGGVASRADILSKLGNVIIAKPILSDFKEVREGGIVWGYPHCVQQRDITQTAIDRKLTLIAYEDMFVWSPKGQMGRHTFYKNNEMAGYCAILDALRLKGIDGHYGNQRKTIIFSFGAVSRGAIYALKAHGFRDITICIQRPDHEVREEVLDCHYVRLRESGTDARMMVIEHDGSERPLSELISESDIIVNGLLQEPDNPIMFITEAEKGNLKPGSLIIDVSCDEGMGFYFAKPTSFKRPMIKIETTDYYAVDHTPSYLWESASRSISAALIVHLPTVIDGRESWQESETIRRAVNVDEGVVSKPGILSFQKRALEYPHKQLLELAS comes from the coding sequence ATGGGCATGCTAACATTTGGCGTTATTGGAACCTCTAAAAAAGAAGATGAACGGCGCGTCCCTATTCATCCAGATCATCTGATCCGATTGCCCGAAGTCTATCGAAAGAAATTGATTTTTGAAGAAGGCTATGGCGAACGGTTTAATCTCTCAGATTCTCAACTTGCAGCTCAAACGGGTGGCGTAGCCTCTCGTGCTGACATTCTATCTAAATTAGGCAATGTGATCATAGCAAAGCCGATTTTGTCAGATTTTAAAGAGGTACGAGAAGGCGGCATAGTCTGGGGGTATCCCCATTGTGTGCAGCAACGAGATATCACGCAGACAGCCATAGATCGAAAGCTAACCCTTATTGCTTATGAAGATATGTTTGTCTGGAGCCCCAAAGGGCAGATGGGCCGACACACATTTTACAAAAACAATGAGATGGCCGGTTACTGCGCCATATTGGATGCATTGCGGCTGAAGGGCATTGATGGCCATTACGGAAATCAACGCAAGACAATTATTTTTAGTTTTGGAGCAGTCAGTCGTGGCGCTATTTACGCACTAAAGGCGCATGGGTTTCGGGATATTACAATCTGTATTCAGCGTCCCGATCATGAGGTTCGTGAAGAAGTTCTGGATTGCCATTATGTTCGCCTTCGCGAAAGCGGTACGGATGCTCGTATGATGGTGATTGAGCATGATGGAAGCGAACGTCCCTTATCAGAATTAATCAGTGAATCTGATATTATCGTAAATGGCCTGCTTCAAGAACCTGACAATCCAATTATGTTCATTACCGAAGCCGAGAAAGGCAATTTGAAGCCTGGTAGCCTGATTATAGACGTTAGCTGTGATGAAGGTATGGGATTTTACTTTGCTAAACCAACCAGCTTCAAACGCCCTATGATCAAAATTGAAACAACAGATTACTACGCTGTTGACCATACACCTAGTTATCTCTGGGAAAGTGCTTCTAGATCAATCTCCGCGGCTTTGATTGTACACCTACCGACAGTTATTGATGGTCGAGAAAGTTGGCAAGAAAGTGAAACAATTCGACGTGCTGTAAACGTGGATGAAGGCGTCGTTTCAAAACCGGGTATTTTGTCATTCCAAAAACGAGCGCTTGAATATCCCCATAAACAATTGCTTGAGCTTGCAAGCTAA
- the yaaA gene encoding peroxide stress protein YaaA, whose amino-acid sequence MLVLLSPAKSLNYDAAPAELPVTKRLLADDTAVLSKTTRGLSRAKLRELMGISEDLANLNYDRFQAFAPDGNAEAEKQAALAFNGDVYIGLDAETLDKDALEWSQNCVRILSGFYGVLRPLDGMQPYRLEMGIKLKTRRGENLYEFWGDRISKQLNEDIKASGGDEIVVNLASNEYFKSVDKQSLKARIITCDFKDVKDGKARTLGFFAKKARGLMARYIIENRITEAEGLKGFNSEGYSFDADMSSKDKWVFKRPQPTPKGK is encoded by the coding sequence ATGCTTGTGCTTTTATCGCCTGCCAAATCTTTAAATTATGATGCTGCGCCGGCAGAGCTGCCGGTGACAAAGCGTTTATTGGCGGATGATACAGCGGTTTTATCCAAAACGACGCGCGGGTTAAGCCGAGCAAAATTACGTGAATTGATGGGCATTTCCGAAGATCTTGCCAATCTCAATTATGATAGGTTTCAGGCCTTTGCGCCCGATGGAAATGCGGAGGCTGAAAAGCAGGCTGCGCTTGCGTTTAACGGCGATGTGTATATCGGGTTGGATGCTGAAACATTGGATAAAGACGCGCTTGAATGGTCTCAAAACTGCGTGCGTATTTTGTCGGGTTTTTATGGTGTGTTGCGTCCGCTAGATGGGATGCAACCTTATCGCCTTGAGATGGGCATAAAGCTGAAAACGCGTCGCGGTGAAAACCTTTATGAATTTTGGGGTGACCGGATATCCAAGCAATTGAACGAAGATATCAAGGCGAGCGGCGGTGATGAAATTGTTGTGAATTTGGCCTCGAATGAATACTTTAAATCTGTTGATAAACAGTCACTTAAAGCGCGTATCATAACGTGTGACTTTAAGGATGTGAAAGATGGTAAAGCGCGCACGCTTGGGTTCTTCGCCAAGAAAGCGCGCGGTTTGATGGCGCGCTATATTATCGAAAACCGGATTACTGAAGCTGAGGGCCTTAAAGGGTTTAACTCTGAGGGCTATAGCTTTGATGCTGACATGTCGAGCAAGGATAAATGGGTGTTTAAACGTCCTCAACCTACGCCAAAAGGCAAATAG
- a CDS encoding TIGR02301 family protein, producing MRYSFKAIQRSLVFSTLAAASIFITANAQQLSADQSLTIKRDLAGVLGEVHYIRTLCNGSKDQYWRNFMSDFLKHEAISQQRKSLFTAAFNRGYKFQSQRLSRCDSKVAILEVTLASKGRRMAESIAAQYMN from the coding sequence ATGAGATATTCATTTAAAGCCATTCAGCGCTCGCTTGTATTTTCGACACTAGCGGCAGCATCAATCTTCATAACGGCAAATGCACAACAGCTATCAGCAGATCAGAGCTTAACGATCAAACGTGATTTGGCAGGTGTATTGGGCGAAGTTCATTATATCCGAACACTTTGCAATGGCTCTAAAGATCAATATTGGCGCAATTTCATGAGTGACTTCCTCAAACATGAAGCAATTTCCCAACAACGAAAATCACTTTTCACTGCAGCTTTCAACCGTGGCTATAAATTTCAAAGCCAACGCCTTAGCCGTTGCGACTCTAAAGTTGCGATTCTAGAAGTCACTCTCGCTTCTAAGGGCAGAAGAATGGCAGAATCGATTGCCGCCCAATACATGAATTAG
- a CDS encoding monovalent cation:proton antiporter-2 (CPA2) family protein, protein MTGILLLAFVFLCAGVIAVPIASRLGLGSVLGYLIAGIAISPLLSILHVDVMSIQHFAEFGVVMMLFLVGLELEPKLLWKMRNRLIGLGGGQVFLTSILIMVVAIVLGLDWKISLAIGLVLALSSTAIVLQTLNEKGLMKSDGGHSSFSVLLFQDIAIIPMLALMPLLASPDIAQAAAQAASHGAEAGDHGGDLSLVKHLNGWQTTLVTLGAIAVVILGGNYLTRPIFRFISAANLRELFTAAALVLIIGISLLMNLVGLSPALGAFLAGVVLANSEYRHELESDVEPFKGILLGIFFITVGARIDFELLFGNFANVLGLTLGLIVLKASILMVLAFIFNIRGQHKWLFALGLAQAGEFGFVLLTFVVTNHIIPADIADQLMLVVALSMLITPALFIIYDKVIAPQYNKSQAREADTISTKSKIIMAGRGRVGSIVDRLLRSAGYDSTVIDYSSKHLDIMRAFGINHTYFGDATRPDLLHAAGIEDAKLLIVLIDQKSQINKLVKYASTHYPDLHIIARAIDRDHVYELWSLGCRDIVRETYDSSLRLGRSALEALGHSHETAEQMKDAFDEWDKEAMLGTADAYDINIPAYENKEFLAKVREMMDDREPELRRTMEEIKTKAKPTDIVSK, encoded by the coding sequence ATGACCGGCATTCTCCTCCTAGCTTTTGTTTTCCTGTGTGCTGGGGTGATTGCTGTGCCCATAGCTTCACGTTTAGGGCTTGGTTCGGTGCTCGGATATCTGATCGCGGGCATTGCCATCAGTCCACTTCTCAGCATTTTACATGTCGATGTGATGTCCATTCAGCATTTCGCTGAATTTGGCGTTGTCATGATGCTATTTTTGGTTGGATTAGAGCTGGAACCAAAGCTCTTGTGGAAAATGCGAAACCGGCTGATTGGGCTAGGTGGTGGACAGGTTTTTCTCACCTCAATTCTAATCATGGTCGTCGCAATTGTGTTGGGCTTAGATTGGAAAATCTCTTTAGCAATTGGGCTCGTGCTTGCGCTTTCTTCAACCGCGATAGTCTTACAAACACTCAATGAAAAAGGCCTCATGAAAAGCGATGGTGGCCACAGCTCTTTTTCCGTTCTTCTCTTTCAAGATATCGCCATTATCCCAATGCTGGCCCTTATGCCATTGCTTGCCTCTCCTGATATTGCACAAGCTGCTGCTCAGGCAGCAAGCCATGGTGCAGAAGCTGGCGATCATGGAGGCGATCTTAGCCTCGTCAAACATCTAAATGGATGGCAGACAACACTCGTAACTCTGGGTGCGATAGCAGTGGTCATTTTAGGGGGAAACTATCTCACGCGCCCAATCTTCCGGTTTATTTCGGCTGCCAATCTAAGAGAACTTTTTACCGCCGCAGCCTTGGTACTCATTATCGGTATTTCGTTATTGATGAATTTGGTCGGCTTATCGCCTGCTCTGGGTGCATTTTTGGCCGGTGTCGTGCTTGCCAATAGCGAATATCGTCATGAATTAGAATCAGATGTCGAACCCTTTAAAGGTATTTTGCTTGGCATTTTCTTCATAACGGTTGGTGCCCGCATAGATTTTGAACTTCTCTTCGGCAATTTTGCAAACGTCCTCGGCCTAACGCTTGGGCTCATTGTGCTAAAAGCCAGTATCCTGATGGTGCTCGCCTTTATTTTCAACATTCGCGGACAGCACAAATGGCTTTTTGCTTTGGGCTTAGCACAAGCAGGTGAGTTTGGTTTTGTTCTGCTAACTTTTGTCGTCACCAATCATATAATACCAGCAGATATTGCAGATCAGCTCATGCTAGTTGTGGCGCTTTCTATGTTGATCACACCAGCCCTTTTCATAATCTATGATAAAGTCATCGCGCCTCAATATAATAAAAGCCAAGCGCGCGAAGCTGATACCATTAGCACCAAAAGTAAAATCATCATGGCTGGTCGTGGCCGCGTAGGTAGTATCGTTGACCGTCTCCTTCGCAGTGCCGGCTATGATTCAACCGTTATTGATTACAGTTCAAAGCATTTGGACATTATGCGAGCATTTGGCATCAATCACACATATTTTGGAGATGCGACACGTCCAGACCTTCTTCATGCTGCCGGCATAGAAGATGCAAAACTACTCATTGTTCTCATTGATCAAAAATCTCAAATAAACAAGCTCGTAAAATACGCATCAACGCACTACCCAGATCTCCACATTATCGCCCGCGCGATAGACCGTGACCATGTCTATGAATTATGGAGTTTGGGATGTCGCGATATTGTACGTGAAACATATGATAGTTCACTACGGCTTGGTCGCTCAGCGCTTGAGGCATTAGGGCATTCACACGAAACCGCCGAACAAATGAAAGATGCATTCGATGAATGGGATAAAGAAGCTATGCTGGGAACAGCAGATGCTTACGACATCAACATTCCAGCATATGAGAATAAAGAATTCCTCGCTAAAGTGCGTGAAATGATGGACGACCGCGAACCCGAATTGCGCCGTACAATGGAAGAGATAAAAACAAAAGCGAAGCCTACCGATATCGTATCAAAATAA
- a CDS encoding tellurite resistance TerB family protein, with protein MLKSFLERLKGDTQASKPEFLNESDARTAVAALLVHAAHVDQDYTDTERDLIASILAHIYKLRGEESVALRIEGEAAENECVDTFRFTNLIKTSLPESDRIIVLEGLWSVILSDEERHPNEDTLVRKLVEMLGLDPITSAHARQRVEAAMKS; from the coding sequence ATGTTAAAATCATTCTTAGAGCGCCTCAAAGGCGACACGCAAGCAAGTAAACCTGAATTCCTAAACGAGAGCGACGCACGTACTGCTGTTGCCGCACTCCTCGTGCATGCTGCGCATGTTGATCAGGATTATACTGATACAGAGCGTGATCTAATCGCCTCTATTCTCGCCCATATTTACAAGCTACGCGGTGAAGAATCGGTTGCCTTAAGAATTGAAGGTGAAGCCGCTGAAAACGAATGCGTTGATACATTCCGATTTACAAACCTCATCAAAACAAGCCTTCCTGAATCAGACAGAATAATCGTGCTTGAAGGTCTATGGAGCGTCATTCTTTCTGATGAAGAACGCCACCCAAATGAAGATACGCTTGTGCGCAAACTTGTCGAAATGCTTGGATTGGACCCAATCACTTCTGCCCACGCCCGCCAGCGTGTTGAAGCGGCAATGAAAAGCTAA
- a CDS encoding L-threonylcarbamoyladenylate synthase, whose protein sequence is MPNIIQSPSHDTMEQAAQIIRDGGIVAIPTETVYGLAADATNGEAVARIYAAKGRPSFNPLISHVNDMEMAEELANFSPAALELVEKFWPGPLTLVLPKTKYCPVSALATAGLDTIALRAPRHIVARGLIAAARCPLAAPSANPSEALSPTTAQHVADMLSGNVDLILDGGPCKTGVESTVVSVVGERPALLRPGALPRAEIEAITGPLDAPSEKIASPGMMRRHYAPNAKLRLDAISPEKGEAYLGFGPSKHKVAANLSTSGDLLEAAANLFAMLRILDLQYDRIAIAPIPHEGLGEAINDRLKRAAV, encoded by the coding sequence ATGCCCAATATTATCCAATCCCCTAGCCATGATACCATGGAACAGGCCGCGCAGATCATTCGCGATGGCGGTATCGTTGCGATCCCAACCGAGACTGTCTATGGCCTTGCAGCGGACGCAACCAATGGGGAAGCGGTTGCACGCATATACGCTGCCAAGGGCCGCCCGAGTTTCAATCCGCTCATTTCGCATGTCAATGATATGGAAATGGCAGAAGAATTAGCCAATTTTTCACCCGCAGCCCTAGAACTCGTTGAAAAATTCTGGCCCGGTCCACTTACATTAGTTCTACCCAAAACAAAGTATTGCCCTGTCAGTGCTCTAGCAACAGCGGGATTAGACACAATCGCCCTGCGAGCCCCACGCCACATTGTTGCACGTGGTCTGATCGCTGCTGCTCGTTGCCCGCTTGCAGCGCCGTCCGCCAACCCTTCCGAAGCGCTGTCTCCAACCACAGCCCAGCATGTCGCCGATATGCTCTCTGGAAATGTCGACCTGATACTCGATGGTGGCCCATGTAAAACAGGCGTCGAATCGACAGTTGTCTCTGTTGTGGGTGAACGCCCCGCACTGCTACGCCCTGGCGCTCTGCCACGCGCAGAAATCGAAGCTATCACAGGTCCGTTGGATGCTCCTTCTGAGAAAATCGCAAGCCCCGGCATGATGCGCCGCCATTATGCACCGAATGCAAAATTACGCCTTGATGCAATCTCCCCAGAAAAAGGAGAAGCCTATCTTGGTTTTGGTCCAAGCAAACACAAAGTCGCAGCCAATCTCTCTACATCAGGTGATTTGCTAGAAGCTGCCGCAAATCTATTTGCAATGTTGCGCATTCTCGACCTGCAATATGATCGTATAGCGATTGCGCCAATTCCTCATGAAGGTCTTGGCGAAGCCATTAATGATCGCCTCAAACGCGCCGCTGTATAG
- a CDS encoding SDR family oxidoreductase, protein MSKSKSCLVIGAGDDTGAEIGKAFAAEGFISCLVRRPRHADALENLAADIRVNGHQAHAFPADARDEDEMIALIEKIETEIAPIEIAVFNIGANVQFPITETTSRVYRKVWEMACFSGFLMGREVAKHMLKRGSGTIIFTGATASMRGKENLSAFAGAKHALRALAQSMARELGPKNIHVAHTLIDGAIDSNFIRENFANVDAMREEDAIINPAHIAQAYVMLHNQPRTAWTHELDLRPWKESW, encoded by the coding sequence ATGTCCAAATCAAAATCCTGTTTAGTCATTGGTGCTGGTGATGATACTGGCGCTGAGATTGGCAAAGCCTTTGCCGCTGAAGGGTTTATATCTTGCCTCGTACGCAGACCAAGACATGCAGACGCATTAGAAAATCTTGCAGCGGATATCCGAGTAAACGGACATCAAGCCCATGCTTTTCCTGCAGATGCACGAGACGAAGATGAGATGATTGCGCTCATCGAAAAAATAGAAACAGAAATAGCGCCGATTGAAATTGCTGTTTTTAACATAGGCGCAAATGTCCAATTCCCAATTACAGAAACAACTTCCCGTGTTTATCGCAAAGTCTGGGAAATGGCTTGCTTTAGCGGCTTCCTTATGGGACGAGAAGTTGCAAAACACATGTTAAAGCGTGGCTCTGGTACGATAATTTTCACCGGAGCAACCGCAAGTATGCGTGGCAAAGAAAACCTCTCTGCCTTCGCAGGGGCCAAGCACGCCCTACGCGCCCTAGCCCAATCTATGGCGCGCGAGCTTGGCCCCAAAAATATTCATGTGGCCCACACCCTCATTGATGGTGCAATTGATTCAAACTTCATTCGCGAAAATTTCGCCAATGTCGATGCAATGCGCGAAGAAGATGCCATCATAAACCCCGCACATATCGCTCAGGCTTACGTCATGCTCCACAATCAACCCCGCACAGCTTGGACACATGAACTAGATCTGCGCCCTTGGAAAGAAAGCTGGTAG
- a CDS encoding cold-shock protein has protein sequence MIHGTVKYYNSEQGFGLITRADNEKDVRFTFSALKKLGITGIKERQKVKFETETNPDTGKVIAVTLELV, from the coding sequence ATGATTCACGGTACTGTAAAATACTATAATTCCGAACAAGGCTTTGGCTTAATAACAAGAGCAGACAATGAAAAAGATGTTCGTTTCACTTTTTCGGCACTAAAAAAGTTGGGTATTACGGGCATTAAAGAAAGACAAAAAGTAAAATTTGAAACTGAAACCAATCCAGACACAGGTAAAGTAATTGCTGTTACGCTTGAGTTGGTCTGA
- a CDS encoding FAD-binding oxidoreductase — protein MTDNPLKIEFIEQAKQILGPLGFIDAPEDMDNYLSDWRGRMKGNAPFVARPETVEQVSAFMTLCAEYGVAITPQGGNTGLVLGGLPNGEVLLSTKRLRAVRDIDPLNDSVTVEAGIILAELQEIVAKENRLFPLSLAAEGEAQIGGLISTNAGGVAVLKYGMMRDLVLGLEVVMPDGRIWNGLTGLRKDNTAYDLKQLFIGAEGTLGVITAATLKMMPRPAVKMVSWLCVESPAKAVELLALAKAETGGAVSSFELMPRIGVDFVLEQMPDTRDPHPDAKSPWYVLMEISFPREEGARNVLEGLLEKALEAEIVTDGVLAESETQAFEIWKIRETLPLAEKAFGKAVKHDVSVPVSALPGFIQEANKLVYAIAPNANIISFGHVGDGNMHYNVAPPEGVDDVEFSKEYGPALTKAVHDLVCEMSGSISAEHGIGTMKRDELAERVSGVELDMLRAVKRALDPENRMNPNRVVGI, from the coding sequence GTGACAGATAACCCACTAAAAATCGAATTCATTGAGCAAGCCAAGCAAATTCTTGGCCCTTTAGGTTTTATTGATGCGCCCGAAGATATGGACAATTATCTGTCCGACTGGCGGGGCCGTATGAAGGGGAATGCTCCTTTTGTGGCGCGTCCAGAAACGGTTGAGCAAGTCTCTGCATTTATGACGCTTTGCGCTGAATATGGCGTGGCAATAACGCCCCAAGGCGGCAATACTGGGCTTGTCCTTGGAGGGTTGCCCAATGGCGAAGTTTTACTAAGCACCAAACGTTTGCGGGCTGTACGCGATATTGATCCGCTCAATGATTCTGTCACGGTTGAGGCAGGAATTATTCTCGCAGAATTGCAAGAGATTGTAGCGAAGGAAAACCGCCTTTTCCCATTGTCGCTGGCTGCTGAAGGTGAGGCGCAGATTGGCGGACTGATATCAACCAATGCTGGCGGCGTTGCTGTGCTAAAATATGGGATGATGCGCGACCTCGTGCTTGGGCTGGAAGTTGTGATGCCGGATGGACGCATTTGGAACGGGCTGACAGGTTTGCGCAAAGACAATACCGCCTATGATTTAAAGCAACTTTTCATTGGTGCCGAAGGCACGCTTGGTGTGATCACGGCTGCGACCTTAAAAATGATGCCACGCCCTGCTGTGAAAATGGTGTCATGGCTATGTGTAGAAAGTCCGGCTAAGGCCGTTGAGCTTTTGGCGCTGGCAAAAGCTGAAACAGGCGGAGCGGTGTCTAGTTTTGAATTAATGCCGCGAATTGGCGTTGATTTCGTGCTTGAGCAAATGCCTGATACGCGTGATCCGCACCCAGATGCCAAATCGCCTTGGTATGTGTTGATGGAGATTTCATTTCCGCGAGAAGAAGGTGCGCGTAATGTGCTGGAAGGCCTGCTTGAAAAGGCGTTGGAAGCTGAAATAGTCACAGATGGTGTGCTTGCAGAAAGTGAAACCCAAGCTTTTGAAATCTGGAAAATTCGCGAGACTTTACCTCTCGCTGAAAAAGCCTTTGGCAAAGCCGTCAAGCATGATGTGTCTGTGCCAGTTTCTGCCTTGCCGGGCTTTATTCAGGAGGCAAATAAGCTGGTATATGCCATTGCACCCAATGCAAATATCATCTCATTTGGGCATGTGGGTGATGGGAATATGCATTATAATGTTGCTCCGCCTGAAGGCGTTGATGATGTTGAGTTTAGCAAAGAATATGGACCGGCCTTGACCAAGGCTGTGCATGATCTTGTGTGCGAGATGAGTGGCTCTATCTCTGCTGAGCATGGCATTGGTACAATGAAACGAGATGAATTGGCCGAGCGTGTTTCTGGGGTGGAATTAGATATGTTAAGAGCTGTAAAACGTGCGTTAGATCCAGAAAATCGGATGAACCCAAACCGGGTTGTTGGAATTTAA
- a CDS encoding pseudouridine synthase: MAWTKTYDGEEPQRINKWLGQSGVCSRREAEGLVEQGLISIDGVKVTEPGRKIEKGETLTLADAATDKLASAMSVILNKPIDYVSAHPNEGEVPAVRLLTKANLSGQSETIPDRDTRLAPVGRLDKDSRGLLILTEDGVLTKAVIGPDADSEKEYLVTVNGTITHEKIRRLCHGLRMDGRALKPAIVTHEGGQVLRFILTEGRNRQIRRMAELVQLHVVDLFRIRIGHVHIGELPEGKWRTMTTHERDGLIDKSKADKSLKPDPISSTFVPPEKPEKPVRRQGTSAKKLDPYRNADGYSKRNYKAKSRPKYPGTK, translated from the coding sequence ATGGCTTGGACCAAAACCTATGATGGCGAAGAGCCTCAACGCATCAATAAATGGCTCGGTCAGTCCGGTGTGTGCTCACGTCGTGAGGCTGAAGGTTTGGTCGAACAGGGATTGATATCCATAGATGGCGTCAAGGTCACAGAGCCGGGTCGCAAAATCGAAAAAGGTGAAACCCTCACCCTCGCCGATGCCGCGACAGACAAGCTGGCCAGCGCTATGTCGGTCATTCTCAACAAGCCGATTGATTATGTGTCCGCACACCCAAATGAAGGCGAAGTGCCGGCGGTGCGCCTACTCACCAAGGCCAATTTATCGGGACAATCTGAAACTATCCCTGATCGTGATACCCGCCTTGCCCCTGTTGGCAGGCTCGATAAAGATTCGCGCGGCCTCCTTATCCTCACAGAAGATGGTGTGCTGACAAAAGCCGTCATCGGCCCTGATGCCGACAGTGAAAAAGAATACCTTGTCACTGTGAATGGCACTATCACGCATGAAAAAATCAGACGGCTCTGCCACGGATTGCGTATGGATGGCCGTGCCCTCAAGCCTGCTATCGTCACGCATGAAGGCGGTCAGGTGCTGCGCTTTATTCTGACAGAGGGCCGCAATCGCCAAATCCGCCGCATGGCAGAGCTGGTGCAGCTGCATGTGGTTGATCTTTTCCGTATCCGCATTGGCCATGTCCATATTGGTGAACTGCCAGAGGGCAAATGGCGCACAATGACGACGCACGAACGTGATGGATTAATTGATAAATCCAAAGCAGATAAAAGCCTTAAGCCTGATCCCATCTCAAGCACTTTTGTGCCGCCGGAAAAGCCAGAAAAACCCGTTCGTCGCCAAGGCACAAGCGCCAAAAAGCTTGATCCTTATCGCAATGCGGATGGGTATTCAAAGCGCAATTATAAAGCCAAATCACGCCCTAAATATCCCGGAACAAAATAG
- a CDS encoding winged helix-turn-helix transcriptional regulator, with product MTQDHTQSCPIARVLNIFGDNWTWLIIREAFYGASRFKDFERNTGIAKNLLSSRLNLLVDRGIFEKVNIGERGTRFSYKLTPKGKALRTTLYAMLQWGNEHLYGEGEEAVVLRDKKTGKLVRKMSLISEEGQPLEAHEVQVEIGPGAEPEVIQKLERAHIAIEEKKRAAQS from the coding sequence ATGACTCAAGACCACACGCAATCCTGTCCAATAGCGCGGGTGCTTAATATATTTGGTGATAATTGGACGTGGTTGATTATCCGCGAAGCATTTTATGGAGCATCTCGTTTTAAAGATTTTGAACGCAATACGGGAATTGCTAAAAACCTTTTAAGCAGCCGACTTAACCTTTTGGTCGATCGCGGCATTTTTGAAAAAGTGAATATAGGCGAGCGAGGCACACGGTTTTCTTACAAGCTCACACCCAAGGGCAAAGCCTTGCGCACTACGCTTTATGCGATGCTGCAATGGGGCAATGAACATCTTTATGGTGAAGGCGAAGAGGCTGTTGTTTTAAGAGATAAGAAAACTGGAAAATTAGTGCGTAAAATGTCGTTGATATCTGAGGAGGGGCAACCTTTAGAGGCGCACGAGGTTCAGGTGGAAATTGGACCAGGCGCAGAACCCGAAGTTATCCAAAAATTGGAAAGAGCTCACATAGCTATAGAAGAAAAGAAACGTGCTGCCCAGAGCTAG
- a CDS encoding 2-hydroxychromene-2-carboxylate isomerase has translation MTVNVDFIFDIGSPNVYLAHQVIPNIEERTGVKFNYIPVLLGGIFKSTNNQPPMMAMANVKGKFDYEMLEFRRFLKKHKISNFKMNSAFPINCVLMQRCAVAAKARGELSPYFDAACKASWVDDKDLGKAEILLDVINDAGLNGSAIIEAAATDEVKATLLNNTNAAIERGCFGAPTFYVGDEMFFGKNTLRDVEEEIFAQLK, from the coding sequence ATGACTGTAAATGTTGATTTTATATTCGATATTGGAAGCCCGAATGTGTATTTGGCTCATCAAGTCATCCCCAACATAGAAGAGCGCACCGGCGTCAAATTCAATTACATCCCTGTCTTGTTGGGCGGCATTTTTAAATCCACGAACAACCAGCCCCCCATGATGGCGATGGCCAATGTCAAAGGCAAATTTGACTATGAAATGCTCGAATTCAGACGCTTTTTAAAAAAGCACAAAATATCAAATTTTAAAATGAACTCCGCCTTTCCTATCAATTGCGTGCTGATGCAGCGCTGTGCTGTTGCAGCCAAAGCGCGCGGTGAATTATCTCCCTATTTTGACGCAGCATGTAAAGCATCATGGGTTGACGATAAAGATTTAGGTAAGGCTGAAATTCTTTTAGATGTCATCAACGATGCCGGACTTAATGGCTCAGCCATCATTGAAGCCGCTGCAACTGACGAGGTTAAAGCCACCCTTTTAAATAATACAAATGCAGCCATTGAACGTGGATGTTTTGGCGCACCCACTTTTTATGTCGGCGATGAAATGTTTTTCGGCAAAAATACACTGCGTGATGTTGAAGAAGAGATATTTGCTCAATTAAAATGA